A DNA window from Paenibacillus sp. HWE-109 contains the following coding sequences:
- the gcvPA gene encoding aminomethyl-transferring glycine dehydrogenase subunit GcvPA, whose amino-acid sequence MPNKRTYAHPYIPNTVPEVRDAMLKEIGLTSMDQLHDAIPDSLKLNRAMNLPPAMTEYELRRHIDGLLAKNKHGAAYLNFLGAGCWQHFIPAVCDEINQRSEFVTAYAGEPYEDHGRFQTLFEYQSLMAELVDMDVVNVPTFDWAQAASTAIRMAGRLTGRRAALLPRSVDPDKVMIINNYCTPVMELRFVEIDEATGKMDLADLRSKLTSDVAAVYFENPGYLGIIEDQGQDISELAHSVDAICIVGVDPISLGVLQPPSQYGADIVCGDLQPLGMHMNYGGGQAGFIATRDEEAYVMEYPSRLFGIVPTEVEGEYGFGDVAYERTSFALREKGKESVGTQTALWGITAGVYLSLLGPSGMQEVGETIMQKSQYAAMKLAAIPGISLRFGETAFFKEFVVDFNDTGLTVAQINARLSDAGIFGGKDLSASFPAWGQCALYCVTEIHSQADLDRLADTIQTIVRKP is encoded by the coding sequence TTGCCTAATAAAAGAACTTATGCCCATCCTTATATACCGAATACCGTGCCTGAGGTTCGCGATGCGATGCTTAAGGAGATCGGCCTGACTTCGATGGACCAGCTTCATGACGCCATCCCGGACAGCTTGAAGCTGAATCGGGCAATGAATCTCCCGCCAGCTATGACGGAATATGAGCTGCGCCGTCATATCGACGGCTTGCTTGCCAAGAATAAACATGGCGCTGCGTATCTGAATTTCCTCGGAGCGGGCTGTTGGCAGCATTTCATTCCGGCTGTCTGTGACGAGATCAATCAGCGTTCCGAATTCGTGACTGCCTATGCCGGTGAACCCTATGAAGATCACGGACGATTCCAAACGCTGTTCGAGTATCAAAGTCTGATGGCTGAACTTGTGGATATGGACGTCGTCAACGTCCCCACCTTCGACTGGGCGCAAGCAGCCTCAACCGCTATCCGGATGGCTGGCCGCCTAACAGGACGCCGTGCTGCCTTGCTTCCAAGATCAGTCGATCCAGACAAAGTGATGATCATAAACAACTACTGTACCCCTGTGATGGAGCTGCGCTTTGTGGAGATCGACGAGGCAACCGGCAAGATGGACTTGGCTGATTTGCGCAGCAAGCTAACCAGCGATGTAGCGGCGGTATACTTCGAGAATCCGGGTTACCTCGGCATTATCGAAGACCAAGGACAGGACATATCGGAGCTTGCGCATTCCGTCGATGCGATCTGCATCGTTGGCGTAGACCCGATTTCCCTTGGCGTTCTTCAGCCGCCAAGCCAATACGGCGCCGATATCGTCTGTGGAGATTTGCAGCCGCTGGGCATGCATATGAATTACGGCGGCGGTCAAGCCGGATTCATCGCGACGCGCGATGAAGAGGCCTACGTCATGGAATATCCTTCACGGCTGTTCGGCATCGTGCCGACGGAGGTAGAAGGCGAGTATGGCTTCGGCGATGTGGCTTACGAGCGTACCTCCTTCGCGCTTAGGGAGAAAGGGAAGGAGTCTGTCGGTACCCAGACAGCATTATGGGGGATAACCGCAGGTGTCTACCTGTCCTTGCTGGGGCCTTCCGGCATGCAGGAAGTTGGCGAAACTATTATGCAGAAGTCGCAGTACGCGGCGATGAAACTAGCCGCTATTCCTGGGATTTCCCTGCGATTCGGGGAAACAGCTTTCTTCAAGGAGTTTGTTGTTGATTTCAACGATACGGGGCTAACGGTCGCTCAAATTAATGCGCGGCTTTCCGACGCAGGGATATTCGGCGGTAAAGATTTGTCCGCTTCGTTCCCGGCATGGGGGCAATGTGCGCTCTATTGTGTGACGGAAATTCATTCGCAAGCGGATCTGGATCGCTTAGCAGACACCATTCAAACTATCGTTCGCAAACCGTGA
- a CDS encoding SDR family NAD(P)-dependent oxidoreductase yields MLNVQDILNLTGKIAVVTGGASGIGLATAELLANCGAYSILLDINETQGEQAVAGIRQQGGRASFYRCDVSSSADCERVAAEIDAAHGRIDILFNNAGIIRRKTVVELEERDWDLVIDVSLKGVYLLSKYIVPIMEREGGGSIINSGSGWGLKGGDRAAAYCAAKAGVVNLTRAMAIDHGVANIRVNCVSPGDTDTPLLRDEAKQLQRNEAEFLVASAGGRPLERLGTPRDIANAVLFLASDMSSWVTGSVLVVDGGGIA; encoded by the coding sequence ATGCTTAACGTACAAGACATATTGAACTTAACGGGAAAAATAGCGGTTGTCACTGGGGGGGCCTCTGGGATTGGTCTGGCGACAGCTGAGCTGCTGGCCAACTGTGGAGCCTATTCGATCCTTCTTGATATTAATGAAACGCAAGGGGAACAAGCGGTGGCTGGTATTCGACAACAGGGAGGTCGAGCAAGCTTCTACCGTTGTGACGTTTCTTCCTCTGCCGATTGCGAGCGTGTTGCAGCCGAAATCGATGCCGCCCATGGACGAATCGATATTCTGTTCAACAACGCCGGGATTATTCGGCGTAAAACGGTTGTTGAACTGGAAGAACGCGATTGGGACTTGGTGATCGATGTCTCTTTGAAGGGCGTGTACCTGCTGTCCAAATACATCGTTCCTATCATGGAGCGCGAAGGTGGAGGCAGCATCATCAACTCCGGTTCCGGCTGGGGGCTTAAAGGCGGGGATCGCGCTGCCGCTTACTGCGCAGCCAAAGCTGGTGTTGTGAATTTAACGCGAGCGATGGCGATCGATCATGGTGTCGCCAACATCCGCGTGAATTGCGTATCGCCTGGCGATACGGACACGCCGCTGCTGCGTGATGAGGCGAAGCAGCTTCAGCGCAACGAGGCTGAGTTCCTGGTCGCCTCGGCTGGCGGTCGCCCGCTGGAGCGATTAGGCACGCCGCGCGATATCGCGAATGCGGTGCTGTTTCTAGCGAGTGATATGTCTTCCTGGGTCACAGGAAGCGTGCTTGTTGTGGATGGCGGCGGCATCGCCTGA
- the gcvPB gene encoding aminomethyl-transferring glycine dehydrogenase subunit GcvPB yields the protein MKRIRRDHKVRNFHQAKWDEPVIFELHREGERGVIPPGTEAGIAAEVGDGIGRIPSSMKRKTAPALPEIGQAKVLRHYLRLSQETLGSDLNVEIGQGTCTMKYIPRINEMLIRTPHMMELHPLQEADSVQGMLEIFYKLDLAMREISGMDAFSFQPSSGTQALLAMASIVRAYHDSRGEGEQRDEIITTIFSHPSQAATAAVKGYKIITLHPDEDGFPDLEKLKSVISERTAGFVVANPEDTGIYNHRIREFTDVVHEAGGVCFYDQANANGLLGITRAKEAGFDMCFFNLHKTFAAPHMCGGPATGALGVSEELKRFLPGPLVDYDGSRYVLKNQSAESIGKVRSFHGVAQTVLRSYAWIMSLGPDGLKDVAQIAVLNNNYLYHKILQIRGASAPYIKGRRLEQVRYSWKQLTDETGVTTEDITRRMCDFGLHYWTSHHPYIVKQPFTLEPTESYSKEDLDEYIQALEHIANEAYTQPEIVRSAPHNSTVHRNDESSLDDPKQWCITWRAYLKKTQLV from the coding sequence ATGAAACGAATTCGCCGAGATCATAAAGTCCGTAATTTTCATCAAGCCAAATGGGATGAGCCGGTCATCTTTGAGCTTCACCGTGAGGGTGAGCGAGGTGTCATTCCGCCTGGAACAGAGGCTGGCATTGCAGCTGAGGTGGGAGACGGCATCGGACGTATCCCATCATCTATGAAGCGGAAAACTGCGCCGGCTTTACCCGAAATCGGGCAAGCCAAAGTACTTAGGCATTATTTGCGCCTATCTCAGGAAACGCTGGGTTCTGATTTGAATGTTGAGATCGGACAAGGCACTTGTACGATGAAATACATCCCGCGTATCAACGAAATGCTGATCCGCACGCCCCATATGATGGAGCTGCATCCCTTGCAGGAGGCAGACTCGGTTCAGGGGATGCTGGAGATTTTCTACAAGCTGGACCTTGCGATGCGCGAGATCAGCGGGATGGACGCTTTCTCCTTCCAACCGAGCAGCGGCACGCAGGCTTTGCTGGCTATGGCTTCCATCGTACGCGCTTATCATGATTCACGGGGAGAAGGAGAACAGCGGGATGAAATCATCACGACGATTTTCTCCCATCCCTCCCAAGCGGCAACAGCTGCCGTCAAGGGCTACAAAATCATTACGCTGCACCCGGACGAAGACGGCTTCCCCGATCTGGAGAAGCTGAAGAGTGTCATCTCCGAGCGGACAGCAGGCTTTGTCGTTGCCAATCCGGAAGACACGGGCATCTACAACCACCGGATTCGCGAGTTTACCGACGTTGTTCACGAAGCTGGCGGCGTTTGCTTCTACGATCAGGCCAACGCCAATGGCTTGCTTGGCATCACGCGTGCGAAAGAAGCGGGCTTCGACATGTGTTTCTTCAATTTGCATAAGACCTTTGCCGCTCCTCATATGTGCGGTGGTCCAGCTACGGGCGCTCTTGGAGTAAGCGAAGAACTCAAACGTTTCCTGCCAGGGCCGCTCGTCGATTACGACGGCAGCCGTTATGTTTTGAAGAATCAGTCTGCTGAAAGCATTGGCAAAGTTCGCAGCTTCCACGGAGTAGCACAGACGGTACTGCGTTCGTATGCCTGGATTATGAGTCTTGGTCCGGACGGACTCAAGGATGTCGCTCAAATTGCCGTGCTGAATAACAATTATCTCTATCATAAAATCCTCCAAATCCGCGGAGCGAGCGCCCCTTATATCAAAGGCCGCCGCCTTGAACAGGTTCGCTACAGCTGGAAGCAGCTTACGGATGAGACGGGTGTCACGACCGAAGATATTACGCGCCGCATGTGTGATTTCGGCCTGCATTACTGGACGTCTCACCACCCGTATATCGTGAAGCAGCCGTTTACTTTGGAGCCGACAGAGTCGTATTCCAAAGAGGATCTGGACGAATACATTCAAGCGCTGGAGC